The Lolium rigidum isolate FL_2022 chromosome 1, APGP_CSIRO_Lrig_0.1, whole genome shotgun sequence region AATGCATTCCGTGGTCTCACTAGCCTTGACTTGGAGGATCTGAGGTTTTCCGAACCAGACATATCCAACATCCTTGTCACCTGCAAGCGGCTGAAGCATTTGCGCATGACCAACTGCGACTCAGGTGAGCCCAGCACGCTGCAAATTGACCACTCGCATCTCACTGAGCTCAGTATAGCCCAATCTGCTTTCGAACAAGTTAAGCTGAACTGGCTCCCTCAACTCACGCAAATGACCTTTGATGATTGGATAGATTACCAAGATCCACTGGTTCTTGGCCATGTCCCGTTGCTCGAGACTCTAAGCCTCACAAATGTTGGTCATAGTTTTCACAGGCTGGTCAAGTTAAGCGAGTTTCTTAGCGGCACATCCATACGGGTTCTCAAGTTGGTATTTAAATGTGAGAGGATTTGGGTGCAGCCAGAACGTCCGACCAAAAGTCTGGCATCCGTTTTCCGCCAACTAAGGTTTGTCAATCTGGTTACTCTTCCCGAGGGGTATGATCTCACATGGACAATGTTTATTCTTGAAGCCGCACCCTTACTGAAGGAGCTATGCATGACAGTATGGGATCACGCGTGTATAATGCAAACAGATGAGGAGACAAGGAAGGAAGAATTGTATAGCGAGAACAGGGGTGTTGAATGGGACTCGGCTGCAGCTGATTTCAAACACCACAATTTGGTCACACTTATCATATTTTGCTTCGAATCTGATGATTACATGGTGAGTTATCTTCGACGTATTATGACAGCAGCGGTGAATCTAGAGGACGTGTTCCTGTATAGTAGGTTGGAGTGCAACAACTGCCAGGATGAGAAGCCGATCAGGTTCCCTTGGACTAAAAGACAGAGGATATCAATGAAGAAGAGAGTTACCGAGGGAATTGAGTCCTTCGCCATAATTCACGCTAATTCAACATTGAGGACCGATCATCTTGCAAAGTATCTATACCCAGAGTGCTCATTAGACATATCTAGAAAAATATTACTTAACAGGCAGTGAGATATTAGACATGTTTGTTACTTGGATCAAGAGTTTTTAAATTATTTTGTTTCGTTGGTTTTGTAATCTCTTGTGACAAATGGATGATGGTTACTGGAAGATGTTATCGTGATTTTTTTAAGTAGGTGCACACGGTCTGAGTATCTATATGCATCTTATTGAAGAAAGGTGGTATTTATAATAGTACATGGATGCCCATGCACCTTATGACATCATATAACTTCATCAAAGCATCAATAACATGGTTCTTGCATCACATGGTATCAAGTGTTATAGTAGTGGGGGGTATTTAAGCACAAGAGGAGAGATTGAACATGATCATAATTTACATAGAAGCCATCAAAGCATACCCATTTCTAGGTTCATATTAGCATACACAACATTCCAATGTACAGAAGTTCTGCACTTTGTTGGAACCACGTTTGCGTTGTTATTCAATTCATATATGTCCTAGGAATTGAAAGCGTCGGTACTTTTGATTCTCTAATCTAGCTTCTGGTTCGAAGCCGCAGCTAACTGGCTGGTCAGTTAAATATGGGATCTTCTCCATCAATATGGgcaatcacattcccctcatgtCCTTGAAGTATGTCATTGACTTGCCACATTTGATCGGACTTGTGAAAGGAATTAAGGATGCCCTGATCTTTGACAAATCTCTTAGCTAtggagacatcaaaattcttagttGTAGTTCCTTGCAACAATTGCCTCAACAACAACAGGTGGTGTTTTGCGTGATTCACTCCCAGAAGGTGTGGCCACGAAAGAACCCGACATATTTATCTGTACTTTTGCAAATTGTACGTGTGTTATGCGTTTATGCAATCaaaacatacataacactgagaaATCATGAGCACTTGCTTTCTTAGTAAGTACCACCATACACCCCAACTAAGGTTTGTGAATCTGAAAGGATTTGGGTGTGGCCAGAATGTCTGACAGAAAGTTTGGCATCCGTGTTCTGCCAACTAAGGTTTGTGAATCTGGTTACTTTTCCTGAAAGGTCTGATTTCACATGGACAATGTCTATTCTTGAAGCTGCGCCCTTACTGAAGGAGCTATACATGACAGTATGGAATCACCCATGTATAATGGAAACAGATGAGGAGACAAGGAAGAATAATTGTATAGCGAGAACAGGGATGTGGAGTGGGACTCGCCTGCAGCCGATTTCAAACACCACAATTTGGTCACACTTATCATATTTTGCTCCGATTCTGATGATTACATGGTGAGTGTTATCTCCGTTGTATTACGGCAGCAGCGGTGAATCTAGAGAACGTCTTCCTGTATAGTAGGTtggagtgcaacggctgccatgaTGAGAAGCCCATTTGATTCCCTTGGAGCAAAAGACAGATGATATGACTAAAGAAGAGAGTTACTGAGGGAATTGAGTCCTTCGCCATAATTCACGCTTATTCAACAGTGAGGGCTGATCATCCTGCAAAGTATATGTACCCGGAGTGCTCATTGGATAAATCCAGAAAAATGTTGCTAAACAGGCAGTGAGGTGTTACATGTTTGTTACTTGGATCAAGAGTTTCtaaattattttgttttgttggttATGTAAACTCTCGAGACAAATGGATGATGGTTACTGGAAGATGTTgtcatgattttttttaaagtaCGTGCACATTGTCTGCGATATGTATCTTACTGAAGGAGGGGATAATTATACTAGTACATGAATGACCATGTGCACCTTATGACATCATTTAACTTTATAAAAGCATCAATAACATGGCTGTTGCGTCACATGGTATCAAGTGTTATAGTGGTGTTCCTATTTAAGCACAAGAGGAGAGATTGGACATGATCATAATTTGCATAGAAGCCACCATGCGCACTTGAGGCCAGAGTATAGCATACCCATTGCTAGGTTCATATTAGCATACACAACATTCTAATCTACACAAGTTCTGCACTTCTTTGGAACCGTGTTTGCATTGTTATTCAATTCATATGTCCTAGGAATTGAAAGCATCAGGATTTTTGATTCTCTAATATAGCTTCTGGTTCGAAGTTGAAGCTCACAGGATGGTCAGTTAAATATTAGGGGCAATCATTAGGGGCAATCATGACAATCACACTCCTCTGATGTCCCTGAAGTATGTCATTAACTTCGCACATTTGATCGGACTTGTGAAAGGAAGTAAGGATGCCCCGATATTTGACAAATATCTTACCCATGGAGACATCAAAATTGCTGCCTCAGCAACAGGTGTGTTTTGCACGATTCACTCCCAGAAGGACTGGCCAAGAAAAGAACCCGACAAACTTAACGCGAAGTGTACATACGCGATGCGTTTATGCAATCgaaacatgcataacactgagaaAGCATAAGTACCACCATACAACCCATCTTTTTTTCCCCAGGGCATGGTCAGAGGGTGTGCATACCACAAACTTATCAGCCAGGCATATATAGGCAACATAACCGATTGTGTGAAAAAGGACCATGCTCCCGAAAGAGCTTATTATTGCCAACGTCACTGCACTCTGAGAGTGGGTATTAGTAGCGGTGATTGAATAACCGTGAGGTATCCAGAACGAATGTGCCATAGAAAGAGTTCATGATGAGTGTTAAATCTGGATTGAACGTGCCATAGAAAGAGTTCACGGTAGCTCCAATCGCCTAACAAATGTAAGGCCAGATACCTTGTTTCCAAATCTATTCAACAGACCTGATCTGCCTGGGTACAAACCAAAGCATATCACTTCATTATGAGATTGGCGACGAGGGCCGCCGCCATCGGATCTTCAGGTGGCCAAACTTGCCAGCACCGGGAGACGACCCGTCGAAAAGGATTGGCTGGTATCCTGTGGCTGCCTTGTACCTTTCTTGAATCTGAAAATGCACAATGGCAAGTTAATCTCTCACTCGCACAAAGCATAAGCACCACAGTCAGTGAATACTTTTTTCCAAACTGCCGCCAAAGTGCGACACAACAGAGTGAATGCTTGGGAAATTGAGCTACTAAATTGACCATGATTCGCTACATGGCGATGTGATCAGCACTTAACACGAACTTACCTCGGCAATCTCTTCGGCGCTTTCGAGGCAGTTCTTCCCAATAACGCAGACCGAACCACCAGACCCTCCGCCCGTAATCTTTGCACCGAATAGACTAGGACTTCCATCTTCTCGAGTCTTTATATGCTGCATTTCTTGTACTAGATTGACCAGCCTATCGGTGCCGTCAGAACCAAGACCACATGCATTATAGCTGTAGTGGCACTGCCAAGTGCCAACAATCGTGAGATGTAAAAGATGCCAGCATAATGAAGGGTAAACTTTTAGAGTCTAGTGAACTGGAATTACACATTTTGTGGAACAAATGTAcactgcaacaaacaaagtagtcaaGAGATTCAAATTCACCTGGTACATAAGTTCTCCAAGGGCTGCCAATTGCTCATCTGTATGAGCTGCTGTTAATAATGCTTTGAAGGTCTATATGCCAGAAATAAAAGAATGTTCAGTAGTAATATCAACAAAAAATGTTGTTCTTGCTGTTTTCTATTTCTTTGGTGAAGGGAAATCCAATGAACAATCATTGTTAGAGAGAATTTAGCTTTTCTTTTGGATAATTTACACAATTATGCCACTTATGATGATACCACAAAATAAAATAAGCATTGTCATGCAGCATGTTCCAGAAAAACAATGAAAACTCCAAACAGGTTATAGccacaaaaaaaaaggaaacatgcTTTTCATTTTCAGGAGAAAGAAAAAACAGAGAAGATAGCAGACAAACAAACAATCTGGGTAAAAAATCAAACCTCAACTCGGAAGTTTTCATATATGGGATGCCTAGTAGGCGCCTTCACGCTGTAAGACCTCTTTGGATCAATTACTGTTACCGTGTCATTGTGGTCTCCATATTTCACTAAAAATGCATCTCCAGTAATGATCTCCGGAATATCTTTTGAATAAGCAGCTTCATATCTGAAATTTcgattttatcataagaaactacTATACATGTAATGTCCGGAATGATCCATGTTTCGGCGCATTAACTAAGTGTAACCTGTGAGGTGGTAGGTTGCACAAATACTCCATGGAAGCTTCAGAACTCGGTACATCCCTGCCATTTTCTTTAGAATCATCGGCCCGAGCAGAGGCATCTGAAGTTGAGGATACCGATACTATGTCGGATGCTGCACACTTGATCATCTTTCGTCCCATATAAGTGCCTATCCTTACAGATCCATAATCTCCCCCACCAACACTGTTATCTCAAGACATGACAGAATACCTCAATTAGATACAATCCTTCCAATCACAAAAGTATGTCCCCACAAGGTCACGAACATAAAATCTGAGCAAGGAAAAAATATTCTACCTATGCCGTATTCCAGAGTCTAGACCCCAGAATCGCATATGATTAGGAATTGTAACCAATTCCTTCACTTCTGCAGGCTGCAGCAAAACTGTGATTGAACAAATACAGAAGCAAGATGGTTTGGACTGGAGTTGGAATAAATTCTAGCCCCTACTGGATTCTGATTACCACTAACCTGGCAAACCATTGCAAGGAGTTTGTTAGCTTCGCCACAAGCGGATGTCATTTGGTCCATGACCCCGCATGGAGCTCCAACAACATGATTTTCAACCTGAAAAATCGTAGACCTATAAACTAATTGTCAGATTTAGATTTACAAGCAGACTTTTTGGTTAAGATCATACCTTTTGACAAAGCAAAGCAAGATCCCTTGGAGTAATGTTTAAACCTGCAGACAAAAAAGAAACAGATATTTTTAGCAAAGTCTAAGAAGATTAGTCAAATAGATGGCAGGATTAGGTAAAAAGCAAAGAAATGTGATTAGGGGTAAAGGTTGCTAACCATAGGCAGCTGCAATAGCAGACATCGTGGCAACCTCAACTGATGCAGAAGAAGAAACACCTTTGCCTTCTGGCACAGCAGAAGAAACCTACAGTTGCAGGGCAGAAATTAAATAAGCATCTGATTCTGTAACTACATAATTCTTATCATAtgcatccaaaaaaaaaaaaactcaactaGTATGATGCTTTGATTTGACACAATTCCCTAAATAGAGCATACAAAATGATTTTCTGCTGACAACAAAAATTAAAATGCACATTTAATGGAGGACAAGAAGAAGCTATGTGCATACCAGAATGCTCATGCTATCAGCGAACTGCACACCTAGCTCAGTCATCAAGATTAAAATTGTTCCGGCGACATAAGCAGCCCATCTGAGACCGGATATAGTTTGCAAATATGTGAGTATAACTTTTCACTTAGAATTCTGTAGAAAAATACAAGATACTTACTTTTGTGATGGGTCCTGGCAGAAAAACCTTCTGGCTTTTTCATAGGATATTGGTTTGTCACCATCCATAAAATCTGACAGGTCCATATCAAAAGTTGGTGCACGGTTACTCAAATCAGAACCAAATGAAACCTGCAAATAAATGATAACACAAAATAGCATTCTCAGATTTCATCACAGTTACAAGAATTATGCATTAGGCCAAAAATGGGCATTGTCGTCATACGCAGATAACTAAATAAAATAGTGGTGACAAAATCTTGAGGATTGATGACATACAATTTGTACCACAGGTACCACCGCTTCCTTCTCAAGCTGTCTTGCTTGTGTATGCTTCCATAGCTTCTGCTCGCTGGGATGATTTCTCTGGATAGCAACATGACAGGCTTCCCGAAGAGGCAACTGGTGGCATCAAAACTTCCCATCACAACTAACTACAATATGATCTGACGAAAATAATACTGCACTTATTTCCAAAATTTTATCTAATTATCTGTGATACTGAAGTAGATTCATGAAAAGTCAATTCCAGGTTTTTGCACAGCATACTGAGCTTAAAGATACACAATATGAGCTAAAATCATTTCGTTATTCTAGAGGATAAGGTTGCTTGTATCAGTTGCAACAGATGTTAATGGTAGTCTTGGGACCATAAAATATTCCTAAGAGTTACAACCTCTGTTCCTAAAACGTCCTATAtttatgaaacggagggagtaagtaaCATTATACTATCTAATGTAAAATCAAATACATACATGTCATTTTTCACCTGCAGTTAAGTATACCTGCAAAACAAGACTTCCTGAATAGTCGGCAATGCCACCCATGACATCTAACCGTCCAGGTGCCCTTGCTACATATATCTCCCTCTGCAAAGGaatcaagagaaaaataattATAAGAACCAATCATTTATCCAGTATTTCGGATAACTAACTTCCGTTGTCAATAACTTCACAACAAGAAAAATTAAGTGCCCATTCCTCCTTCCACaaatgcttgacaaagtcatgtatATGATCCAATACGGGAAAACAAAATAAACATGAGAAAAGGAAAGATCAATGAAAGAAACAGAACTTTTGGCAAACTAAAAAAGCAAAGGTGGCAGGTTTCAACACATGTTGCACTGCATAAGGGCTATGGAGCTAACATGGTAGAAATTGTGGTCAACAATGTGAAACTAAAAAAATATATGCACACTATCATACAATTTTCCATCGAGTTGCACTTCATGACAAAACTTGAAACCGGCATGACAAGTTAGCTCTACATGGTCTGtgcaaactaaataaaaaatgAACCACAGTTGATATTGATTGAACCTAAATAGTAGGCGAAAATTATATATTAGCAAATTTCAAAACGAAACTTCACAGAATACTAAAAGCTGGTTATTTTCTCAAATTTAGGAAGATATTATCTGGTTTTACAAGGAAAGCAATTAGCAATACTTGGTTCATATAGTGGCACAGGTTACAAAATTAACACAAAGGAATGGATAGTACCTCCCAGTCAAAGAGCACAGATGCAGCAGTTCTCTCTCGGGATTGCACCTCAGAATTCTTGAACTCACTTCCAGCAAGTCCAGATAAGCTCTTCAAAAATGTCATGGTATCTGTTAAGCCTTGCAGGTCGCCATGAAGTATCTCAAAGTCTTCACAGCATCTACCAGAACCGATATTATATGTCAGTAACCAAAATTTATCACCTGGAAAAGTATCGAAATACGAGAAACACAGTAAACTCACGATTCTGTGCTTCCTTCTTTTTCAATATTTTCTAAAATTGGATGAGCCCCAATTTCTGCGCCGGAAAGAGAATACCAGTCAGGAATTTCTACATCTTTCCCAGGAGTCCTCTGTAGTTGATACCCTAACACTATTGCATCTTGCAATCGTCTTGCCCCATTAAACTGTAATTACAGATAGAATAGGTTGGTAAGTTCACACCACAACACTAAAGCAGGCTTTTCTGAAAAGTTACTTACAACTCTAATCTTGTTTGGATAtgaaaaaaagaaaccagatcTGTGGTCAACAAGTGATAATTTTACTTGCCACAAAACATAGGTTCTAAAGTACGCTACTGGTCCTTCCACCTCCTTTAGGAAACAAGTATTTTGCATATGAAGTACAAGAACCAGAGAATTTCGGGTGAAGGCAGATGCAGAGACATATAATGAGTGGACTACTGGGTATGGAAATACATCTCTATAATAATCACATATTAAAATAGTGTGTAATCTCACTGATCAGTTAACAATCGTGTAGAATGTCTCACTTTTTCAGAAACACACTTCTTTCCAACAGCAATGTCCTGAAGGGTCCGAGCAGCCACCTGCATGGTCGCATGGACAAGTTTTAGCTTACTGACAAATATTATGACTTTCAGTAACTCAAGCCAGGGTTACCTTTCTAGTCCGATTTTTCTAAAAAGAATATGACTTATGTATGATATAGTTGATTTAGTGAACTAATAATTTATCGTTTTGGTGTATATATCAGTATGAAGGTGTTAATGTCAAAGTGACTGTAGGCAGTAGAATAGCAAATGTTCTAATCGAATTGACTGTAGGCAGTAGCATAGCTCAATGCAGTGGCACATTGTCTCTCTTGCTAATGATCAGAGTTCCATTGTCATTAACCATGGACTGGATGGGTTATTTCTGTGGATTTTGAGTAGGATTTTCCGGATTCAAGCCTGTGCCATGTGTTTTCTGAGATTAAGATGATTACACTAGCCGATTGTACCGCAATTGATTGCATGAATAGTTCAAGTCCTGACAAACTAGGATGTGATTATGCAACAATAATATAGGATCCCCCTGTTGGGGAACATGCCGGAAATTACCTGACCACCATTTATTGGGCCATCATAGCATGGTTGAAGTGTTAGAGCGCGTAATAGATAAGGTTTCCAGTGCCCAGAAAGAAAATCCCTTCTAATCATCTCAATACTGTTTTGGTAATGCTGAAAAAAGGGGGACAGAGGACACCACATTAAGGTATTTTTAACATAGCTATACTAAGTTATCTATATTATACTCTGATGGTAAGAAATGTTTGAACCTCAAGCAAATTCCGCAAAAATGGCTCTTCATTAAAATAATCTCTGCGGACAAACACAAATGGCAGTTTGTAGGCCAAAGCCTCACTTGCAGTTCCATATCCGACTTTTCCTATACGAGACAGACAGTAAGTGTCTAGcaagaataaaaataaaatcagcAGTCAACACATAATGCTATTTATTACCAAGCATGCAGTCAGATGCAGCCATAACATCTGGTGTGTAAGTATCTTTTGCAAGCTTAATGAAGTTTGGGGGAAGCTCTTGAGAATCAGATGCGCCACATACCTTTATGAAGAGAGTACTAAGTTGGCTTCAGTAATACACACACATTTATAAAGAACAGAACTCTACCACAGAAAAAACATACCAAACAGATCCAACCATCAGGCAGCCATTCTTGCTTCAGTTTCCATCCTGCTGGCTGGGGATAATAGCACATTGAGATGCTTATCTCATAAACATAAAAGCATAAGATGATAGGACCATTCAACATAGAACATATAAGATTTCTGATTTTAACAAAGCAGTGCAATCTTATTCACACATATATCTTTCTTCTGAAAATTAGTATATAGTGTACTCAAAATGATCTTAATGTTTGAGGAACATCACTTCAAAATGATGTGTGTAGATAATATCTAATACCCTTGAAATTTCAAATA contains the following coding sequences:
- the LOC124661288 gene encoding uncharacterized protein LOC124661288 — translated: MGKGRRDRISALPDDILVNILDRLNVPDAARTSILSRRWSQLPTKLSRLIINAQDFLPKGVSNATVSDDEMVRVNAAAVEATKSILARRSPGEHTIRFLSAAFYLRDDAPISIGKAVGHTMETHLVEMARFSLMTGKVGVDDLKDDELVICGREFMRFFDACHNAFRGLTSLDLEDLRFSEPDISNILVTCKRLKHLRMTNCDSGEPSTLQIDHSHLTELSIAQSAFEQVKLNWLPQLTQMTFDDWIDYQDPLVLGHVPLLETLSLTNVGHSFHRLVKLSEFLSGTSIRVLKLVFKCERIWVQPERPTKSLASVFRQLRFVNLVTLPEGYDLTWTMFILEAAPLLKELCMTVWDHACIMQTDEETRKEELYSENRGVEWDSAAADFKHHNLVTLIIFCFESDDYMVSYLRRIMTAAVNLEDVFLYSRLECNNCQDEKPIRFPWTKRQRISMKKRVTEGIESFAIIHANSTLRTDHLAKYLYPECSLDISRKILLNRQ
- the LOC124684108 gene encoding L-arabinokinase-like, with the protein product MQYQQTAVVPRESILKTEAEWLGAVKADLVVSDVVPVVCRAAADAGIRSVCIGNFSWDYIYAEYIVGAGYHHRSIVWQIAEDYSHCEILLRLPGYCPMPAFRDVTDVPLVVRGLRKSRSEVRKDLGIAENAKVVIFNFGGQPAGWKLKQEWLPDGWICLVCGASDSQELPPNFIKLAKDTYTPDVMAASDCMLGKVGYGTASEALAYKLPFVFVRRDYFNEEPFLRNLLEHYQNSIEMIRRDFLSGHWKPYLLRALTLQPCYDGPINGGQVAARTLQDIAVGKKCVSEKFNGARRLQDAIVLGYQLQRTPGKDVEIPDWYSLSGAEIGAHPILENIEKEGSTESCCEDFEILHGDLQGLTDTMTFLKSLSGLAGSEFKNSEVQSRERTAASVLFDWEREIYVARAPGRLDVMGGIADYSGSLVLQLPLREACHVAIQRNHPSEQKLWKHTQARQLEKEAVVPVVQIVSFGSDLSNRAPTFDMDLSDFMDGDKPISYEKARRFFCQDPSQKWAAYVAGTILILMTELGVQFADSMSILVSSAVPEGKGVSSSASVEVATMSAIAAAYGLNITPRDLALLCQKVENHVVGAPCGVMDQMTSACGEANKLLAMVCQPAEVKELVTIPNHMRFWGLDSGIRHSVGGGDYGSVRIGTYMGRKMIKCAASDIVSVSSTSDASARADDSKENGRDVPSSEASMEYLCNLPPHRYEAAYSKDIPEIITGDAFLVKYGDHNDTVTVIDPKRSYSVKAPTRHPIYENFRVETFKALLTAAHTDEQLAALGELMYQCHYSYNACGLGSDGTDRLVNLVQEMQHIKTREDGSPSLFGAKITGGGSGGSVCVIGKNCLESAEEIAEIQERYKAATGYQPILFDGSSPGAGKFGHLKIRWRRPSSPIS